CGCCCGTTTCTGGGCGGATGTGGTGGGCGGATTTTCGGCCGGTGGTGATGGGATGACTATACCGCCCACGCCGGCGAATTCGTGGACGCCGCCGAATCGCGCGGTAAGCGGATTCGACATTTCGGCGACGCTGCAGGGTGCGTCGTCGGCCTCGACCGCACCGCACTTTACCTGGACGGACGTGAACCCGGAGCCAACCGACCGCGTGACGATCGGCCCGGACGTGCTCCGCGTGGTGAATGCGTTCAGTGTGGGCTCGGGAAAGGAGTTCTATCCGTACGCTTATCCCGAGACACCGACGACGATTCATGCACCGACGCCGCCGTCACCGGCGCTCTGTCCGGCGCCGCCGCTGATGGCGACGCTCACGCCGTGATGGAACTGACCGAAGAAGCTACGAAGTGACGGAGCCACGGAGCCACGGAGCCACGGAGCCACGGAGCCACGAAGGGGAGGAAGTCGGCAATTCACATCCTATAGGCACGCGTCGATCGGGACGTACAATTCGTGCATGGATGCTTCGTCTCTTTCAAATCTACGCGGGAAGTTTGTGGTCCTGGACGGGCCGGACGGGAGCGGGAAGTCCACGCAACGGGAGCTGCTGGCTGAGGGGCTGCGCGGGCTGGACGTGCCCATGACGTGCTGCCGCGATCCCGGGGGGACGGCCATCGGGGACCGCATCCGCTCCGTGCTGCTGGACTTCGACCTGAGCACGATGAACGTCAACTGCGAGGCGCTGCTGTTCATGGCGTCGCGGGCGCAGCTCGTGGCGGAGGTAATCCGGCCGGCGCTGGAGGCGGGGCACGCGGTGCTGTGCGACCGGTTCGTGACCTCGACCTGTGCGTACCAGGGGGCGGCCGGGTACGACCCACGGCGGGTGGTGGAGCTGGCGCGGTTCGCGATCGACGACTGCTGGCCGGACGTGACGGTGGTGCTCGACGTGGACGTGGAGCAGGGGTTTGAGCGGATCGGGCGGAAGAAGGAGCACGCGGGGAAGAACCGACAGAAGGACGCGGGGCAGTCGCTGCTGATCCCGGGAGCCAAGCCGGACGCGATGGAGGCGCGGTCGCTGGAGTATCACCGGAAGGTGCGGCAGATGTTCCTGGAGGTGGGGTCGTACTACCCCCGGCCGGTAGTCGTTGTGGACGGGCGAAGTCACGGCGAGAGCGACGAGATTCGCAAGCAGCGGGTTCACGAGCGGGTGGTGGAGGCGATTCGCGGTGTCCTTGGCTGAGGTGAAGCACCAGGCTCACGCCCACCGGCAGATTCAGCGGGCGCTGCGTGCCGGGCGGCTGCCGCACGCGTGCATCTTCCACGGGCCGGAGGGCGTGGGGCGAGAGATGTTCGCGCGGGGGCTGGGGGCGATGCTGCTGTGCGAGCGGCCCATCGAGCGGAAGATTAAGGAAGCGGAGCGAGAGAGCTTCGGGGTCGACCTGCTGCTCGAGGGGTGCGGCGCATGCGAGGACTGCCGGGCGGTGGCGTCGGACGCGCATCCCGATATGCACCTGATCTATCGGCAGCTCAACCGCGAGCACCCGGACTCTACGGTGCGGAAACGGAAGGCGATCGACATCAGCGTGGACGTGCTGCGGCACTTCGTGATCGATCGCGTGGGGCTCACCCCGCAACGCGGGCGATACAAGGTGTTCGTCATTCGCGAGGCCGAGCGGATGACGATCGCGGCGCAGAACGCGTTGCTCAAGACGCTGGAGGAGCCGCCGGGAGCAACGCTGATCGTACTGCTCGTGCCGTCGCCGAGTGTGCTGCTGCCGACGACGCAGTCGCGTTCGCAGGCGGTGCGGTTCGACCCGCTGCCGACGGCGTTCGTGCGCGAAAAACTCGCGGCGCATCGGAGCGATCTCTCGGGCGAGCAGTTGAATTGGTATGCGGAGATGGCCGGGGGGAGCATCGGCGAAGCGGTGCAAGGCGTGGACGATGATCTTGCGGGGGTCAACGGGCGGATGGTGGATCTGCTCGCGCCGAGCAAGGGCATCCCCCCATACTACGCAACGAAGCCGTGGGAAGAGCTGGCCGGCGAGCTGGCCGATCGCGAGCGACAGCGTGACAGTGAAATCAGCGATACGGAAGCGACGCGGCGCGGCCTGCGCGGGTTGCTCAAGCTGGCGGCGGCGTGGTATGCGGATGTCCTGCGGATCGCGGCGGCGAACGAGATCGAGCCGGTCAACCGCGAGCATCTCGGCAGGCTGAAGGTCGTGGCCGGCGCTATGCGCGCCACGGATGCTGCCTCCGCCGTCAAGCGAATTGCGGAGGCCGAGCGGCAGATCGATTTGAACG
The genomic region above belongs to Phycisphaerae bacterium and contains:
- a CDS encoding DNA polymerase III subunit, with protein sequence MSLAEVKHQAHAHRQIQRALRAGRLPHACIFHGPEGVGREMFARGLGAMLLCERPIERKIKEAERESFGVDLLLEGCGACEDCRAVASDAHPDMHLIYRQLNREHPDSTVRKRKAIDISVDVLRHFVIDRVGLTPQRGRYKVFVIREAERMTIAAQNALLKTLEEPPGATLIVLLVPSPSVLLPTTQSRSQAVRFDPLPTAFVREKLAAHRSDLSGEQLNWYAEMAGGSIGEAVQGVDDDLAGVNGRMVDLLAPSKGIPPYYATKPWEELAGELADRERQRDSEISDTEATRRGLRGLLKLAAAWYADVLRIAAANEIEPVNREHLGRLKVVAGAMRATDAASAVKRIAEAERQIDLNVNTQLCLETLLNDLGRISRAHSPKAHSPS
- the tmk gene encoding dTMP kinase; protein product: MDASSLSNLRGKFVVLDGPDGSGKSTQRELLAEGLRGLDVPMTCCRDPGGTAIGDRIRSVLLDFDLSTMNVNCEALLFMASRAQLVAEVIRPALEAGHAVLCDRFVTSTCAYQGAAGYDPRRVVELARFAIDDCWPDVTVVLDVDVEQGFERIGRKKEHAGKNRQKDAGQSLLIPGAKPDAMEARSLEYHRKVRQMFLEVGSYYPRPVVVVDGRSHGESDEIRKQRVHERVVEAIRGVLG